A region of the Lycium barbarum isolate Lr01 chromosome 1, ASM1917538v2, whole genome shotgun sequence genome:
ATTTCAATGATTTTTCCTCATCTTCTTCCCTATATCTTCCCTATTCCTGTATTAAAATATAATCcaactttttcttcttttacaATTTTTGTTTTGAGGGAGTCATAATTATAGAAAAGCCAAGCATATGAGGTTATTACAAAGGAGTAACGATCAGAGAAAATTCAAATATATAAGGCTAACTAAGACCAAGCATGATGATAAGTTAGTGTTACattctatgttttgatgatttgtcAAACAGCTGGAGAACCAGAGAGGGACCTGGTCTACTATGTGTTCTCTCTGTGCATCGTACAGTCAAAAGTAACAGTTGTAAAGCTGCACTGctcactgcacacaagtacaacagAACTGATGCGGCCGTATTTTAAGTCAAACGTgggatgagtggtctctatctcaTCTCACATGCTCcccaatatatatacaacatgttacaACACATTAAGTATCACTTGAAAAACCTAGAATCACTTTAAAGTGCAGCCATCACGAGATTCTCCAAGTGTTCAAAACAAAGCTGACCACAAACTGAAGAACTTCTCTTAGTTTGTTTTGAGCTTTGTTTATGTTCTTtaacttgtaaacctactcttctctaaaGAAGCTGTTGTAGGTAACTTAAATTCTCAGTAGTTGTTTGTAGGCAGTTCACCTATATAttcaatctattaagtggtacccttggctagagttagtcaaggtgtaTTAGTTGATTTGGCTAGAGGTAATCAACCTTAGTTGagtgtgtggctagagttagtcatagTGTGTAGCTTACAATACGGTATTGTAAGGGTGATGGATTAAGGGTTTAATTCCTAGGTTACAacaggttgtaatctgaagttgctcagtgtagtggagttgaaatcctacggGATAGATCGTGGTTTTTAATCGCTTGAGTAAGAAATTTTTCCTCGCAAATATTTGTGTTATTTACTTACTGCACTGTCTGAAAAAATTGGTAGACAACCCTTCATATATTGTTTGGTGGACGCAGGTTTCTTCACATGATTTAAGGGGATTTGAATGATTTTTAGGTATTCTGCAATTACAAATTATGTAACAAAACAATTATTATAGGGATTATTACAAAGCTTTATCTGTAGATTTTTCTTAAATGATCAGATAACTTGAAAAATTATTTATGTTACCAGCTTGGTGGAGACACGTATCAAGAAAAGAAGAAGTCCACCGTTTCAGTGACGATTAATGGAGACAAATCCCTCCCCTATGAGGAGAGCAAAGAATGAACCTGCATTTCAATTTCCCAGTCGGTCCAatctttatttatatttttagaaAGAGAATTGAGCTGCCTGTGTCAACCATGGAGAATTTATAAACATTTTTTGCATAAAAAGTAACCGCTGGATTGCACCATTGAGGTGTGTTCACGTATACATGGCGTAGAATCCGGTAATAATTTTGAAACTATCCGCACCAAGTTTTCTACTGGTGGTTTCCTCTTTATCTCTTCtttctcattttatttttaaatttaaataaaacCGCTATTACTTATCTCTAACTTTTCTCTCTCAAAAATTTTCTGAACTGTCCAGAAGTGTTGTTTGGTTTTGGTGTATATCCGACAATTTTAGTTTGTTCAAGTTTGGTAGTGTTTTTTGTCTACAAAGAGAGAAAGAATAGTTCTTTGCCAATTGCCACAGTTCACTTCTTTGGCTTCTTCAAATTTCGACTTTCATTCACAACTATTTGCCATACTTCACTTCTTGGTTGATGAGAAAGTGATGGTACTTTAATTAGTTGAAGAAGAGCATATATATATTAATCAAGATTCTACAAGAGTTGCTTTCTTCAGATTTGGTTCTACTATTCTTTTGTTGTGTATAAATTCCCAAACTTCAGATGGTTTATGTTGCAAAAACCACTTGAAGAGAAATAAGAAGACCCTTCTCTCCTTTCTAACTTAGCTTGCTTCCTTAATCAGGTAAATTGTCCGTCTTTCTCTAAAATTGTCTTCTTCCTTTTTTGTTGCTCTAGCTTCGTTAGCAACGAAAGTCCTGCAAATAAGGGAAGGATTTTTATCTGCAAAATTGGTACTACTACTATTTTTGCAGCTGAGTTCTAAATAACCTTGTATATGCAAACTCAGGCTTGCTAGAAACAAGTTGCCAAGTCaaaatcaagaaaacaaaaatggAAAGAGAGTTATATGAGCGAAACAATCAAGATGTGCATGGATTTGCGAATACTAATATGGTGCCATCAGTGGATTATGATATTCAACACCAGCAGCCTACTGATTTTGATCCTATGGATGATACAGATATTTGGCTTAATGGAAATGACACTTCCATTAATTTCTCCACTGATTTTCAAGATTTTCCATGCATGTCCTCTTCATCCTCAACATCCTATTCCCCTCCTACTACTGAATCTGATCCCTCTTCTTGGGCTGTCCTAAAATCTGATGCTGAACAAGATTTAGACAAGAAAATCGACAAAATTGGTGACCAGGAATGTCTAAATGTGATGGAGAATCTTGGTTACATGGATTTAATCGATGTAAATGAATTTCTTGATCCTATCTCTTTGTTCCAAAATGAAAATCCACAAAAACAACAAGAAGAAGAGGATCAGGAGCTGTCTATTTTTCAAGGGGATAGTGAGCTTGCACTTATGTTTTTGGAATGGCTAAAGCAAAACAAAGACTACATTTCTGCTGAAGACATGAGGAGTATTAAGCTCAAACGTTCAACAATTGAAAGCGCTTCGAAACGGTTGGGAAGTACAAAAGAAGGGAAAAAACAGTTGTTGAGACTCATTCTTGATTGGGTTGAACAACACAGATTGCAAAAGAAACAAATGAGAGAAGCTGAAGCCATTAATCAACAAACTCTTCAAAACTCTGCCCCTTATAACTTTGATCCAAATGCTTGCTTTTATCCCTCTCAGTGGATGGCAACTCCGGCTTATAACGTCACTAATTTTCCCGATTCTACCCCTGTAATGGCAGGGCCGGTACAGGGGTACATTGGTGATCCTTATTACTCTAATGGATCTTTATTTGCGCCTCAAACAATGAGTGGAAGTGCAAATTCACCGGCTTCAACAGAGTATCAACCTATGGAAACTTGTCAATCCTGGTCTTCGTCACAATTTACAGTGGCGGGCGCTTCTCAATACAATCAATTTCCTGATAATGATAGTACTAATAATATTGCTATGGCTGATCAGCCTCAAGCTTTAGCTCAATATGATCCGTACCAACTTTTCGATGGGAATGGTGAGAGATTGTCAAGGTTGGGCTCAAGTGCTACTAAAGAGGCTCGGAAGAACAGAATGGCCAGGCAGAGACGATTACGTCCCCACCATTATCGTCACCAAGCTCATAATCAAAGACAAATTACTAATGAGCAAAGTCTAATGATGGGTGGAGACATTAGTTGTGCAATGTCTCAAGCTAACAATCCAGGAAATTGGGTATATTGGCCTTCTTCTGCTGCTGCTCCACCAATGGCGATGGTTCCACAGGCTGATGCTCCACAATCACTTCCAGCGGAGAGGCCAGCTCTGGAATCACAGAACCATCAGAAGCATGGCTCGGCAGACAAAAGACAGGTTGGTTTCTTTTGTTTCGGCGCAAAATCCTTTTCGAGTTTAAGTTTTATACGCTAACGGTGTAAATTCAGGCGGTCCATTGAAAAGTACAACTTAGAAAATAATGCAAGTTACTTAGTAAATATTCTTTACGAAATCGATGTAAGAGAGAATGCAACTGGTAGACCAGAATGATAAGAAAATGGACCTTGGACTTAACTCAACCCAAAATGCTAGCTCATGAAGTTAGCATTGGCTTAAACCATATAAAGATACCAAAGTTCCGCATCCTACTCGATGTGGGAACTCAGGACCCTCGATGGTTACACCCAGGACTGAACATCTGGTGTATGGAAATATTAGATAGGGGCCAACATCGAGTAAATTATGAGAATTTGTATGAGTCTTGCTCTGATAGTATGATTAGAAAATGAACATTGGGTCTAACTCAACTCCAAAAACAAATTCATGGAGTAAAAACTCTGCACAAGAACATATAAGGAGATCAAAGTTTCGCACCCCACCAATGTGGAACCCACTCGACTGAGAAATAGGAAATAGTCGAGCTCAAGGAATATTAATGTTGAAGAGAGATCCCTTGTATAAAGCTGTTGGCTCACCCTCTCACGTGCACGTCGTGACTATAATTTAAATCATTCTCCTAATGGCTATTGTAATAAATCGTTTAATATGTGTTAAGATTAACTATATATGTGTCATGTGAATGTTCTTCAAATTTCTTGTGGATGTTCTTCGATAGGCTTACAAAACGGAGAAGAATCTCAAATTTCTCCTGCAAAAAGTACTGAAGCAGAGCGATGTTGGCAATCTTGGAAGAATTGTGCTGCCGAAGGTATTTTAGCTACACCATTATAAATTGTGATCTATTTTCTAAAGCATGATGTAGGGGATTATTGAAATTTTTGTTAATAAGCAGAA
Encoded here:
- the LOC132607478 gene encoding B3 domain-containing transcription factor ABI3-like, with the translated sequence MERELYERNNQDVHGFANTNMVPSVDYDIQHQQPTDFDPMDDTDIWLNGNDTSINFSTDFQDFPCMSSSSSTSYSPPTTESDPSSWAVLKSDAEQDLDKKIDKIGDQECLNVMENLGYMDLIDVNEFLDPISLFQNENPQKQQEEEDQELSIFQGDSELALMFLEWLKQNKDYISAEDMRSIKLKRSTIESASKRLGSTKEGKKQLLRLILDWVEQHRLQKKQMREAEAINQQTLQNSAPYNFDPNACFYPSQWMATPAYNVTNFPDSTPVMAGPVQGYIGDPYYSNGSLFAPQTMSGSANSPASTEYQPMETCQSWSSSQFTVAGASQYNQFPDNDSTNNIAMADQPQALAQYDPYQLFDGNGERLSRLGSSATKEARKNRMARQRRLRPHHYRHQAHNQRQITNEQSLMMGGDISCAMSQANNPGNWVYWPSSAAAPPMAMVPQADAPQSLPAERPALESQNHQKHGSADKRQAYKTEKNLKFLLQKVLKQSDVGNLGRIVLPKKEAENHLPQLESRDGISIAMEDIGTSRVWNMKYRFWPNNKSRMYLLENTGDFVRANGLQEGDFIVIYADIKCGKYLIRGVKVRQNGPKAEGKKPAKKNLRKLSAAAISSSPVAQAVR